The following are encoded in a window of Gossypium raimondii isolate GPD5lz chromosome 13, ASM2569854v1, whole genome shotgun sequence genomic DNA:
- the LOC105782411 gene encoding uncharacterized protein LOC105782411: MDGNTTEAERWLTIAEKLLAARDLHGTRTFAIRARESAPILADQILAVTDTLITAQSNPQDWYGILQLVPLTQSMEVVASQYRKLALLLNPGRNRLSFADQAFRFVSEAWNVLSNPSKKAVYDNELRLLQFGQVSQLGQQQQQQPQMQQQQLQPQTQPLFMQPQPPPPPKETQTLFMQSPPQKETQAQVTQPLFMRRSPRNTDKDGNAALEGEEQLGLKNKSPEQNRPAEPTWRKQMSQIGLAGSSQVNRTGSVGSSQISQASEVNRPEPIRMSQINQTGTDSSSQFNRDEPTRTGQINQTTTPPHRGNSQTEPTSVTRPSEATESEELTFWTACPYCYILYEYPKLYEDCTLRCQAKNCRRAFHAVVIPSPPVNGKDSSFSCWGFFPLGFSRGDQFPSWSPISTMYACPNNKNTGKNSTAKKPAPRVYYDDDDAYVDISDSIGTSEDDDDDDDDWQNEKRKKAKNVKGKGSVGKTAKKPQSERVKKAGNEAANVDGSGNLSGASTVPEGVVTAESSRRGVVNSGRKQMARGTKNLGKLDLNVEFSNEVEEPAPRRNEGNHPGYGEEDNIEGNGFFEGLDEFLSSLPILSAVGDDKVKAT; encoded by the coding sequence ATGGACGGCAATACTACGGAGGCTGAGCGGTGGTTGACAATTGCGGAGAAGCTGTTGGCGGCGCGTGATTTGCACGGGACCAGGACCTTCGCGATCCGAGCTCGTGAATCGGCCCCTATCCTCGCCGACCAAATCCTAGCCGTGACGGACACTCTCATAACGGCTCAATCTAACCCTCAAGACTGGTACGGGATCCTCCAACTCGTGCCGTTAACTCAGTCCATGGAAGTTGTGGCGAGTCAGTATAGGAAACTCGCCCTTCTTTTGAATCCTGGGAGGAACAGGCTCTCTTTCGCAGATCAGGCGTTTCGATTTGTTTCCGAAGCTTGGAATGTGTTATCGAACCCTTCTAAGAAGGCCGTTTACGATAACGAGTTGAGGCTCCTTCAATTTGGTCAGGTGAGTCAACTCGgtcagcaacaacaacaacaaccacAGATGCAGCAACAGCAGCTGCAACCGCAAACGCAGCCGCTTTTCATGCAACCGCAGCCGCCGCCCCCGCCGAAAGAAACGCAAACGCTGTTCATGCAATCGCCGCCACAGAAAGAAACGCAGGCGCAAGTTACGCAACCGTTATTCATGAGAAGGAGCCCTAGAAATACTGATAAAGATGGGAATGCCGCTTTAGAAGGAGAGGAGCAGTTGGGATTAAAGAATAAATCGCCGGAGCAAAATCGGCCGGCTGAGCCAACATGGAGGAAGCAGATGAGTCAGATCGGTTTAGCTGGGTCGAGTCAGGTGAATCGGACAGGATCGGTTGGTTCGAGTCAGATTAGTCAGGCGAGTGAGGTTAATCGGCCTGAGCCGATTCGGATGAGCCAGATTAATCAAACAGGAACCGATAGCTCGAGTCAGTTTAATCGGGATGAGCCAACTCGGACGGGTCAAATTAACCAAACAACAACTCCTCCTCATAGGGGGAATAGTCAGACAGAGCCAACTAGTGTGACTCGGCCTAGTGAAGCCACTGAGTCAGAGGAGCTGACTTTCTGGACAGCTTGTCCGTACTGTTACATTCTCTATGAATACCCGAAGTTGTACGAGGATTGCACACTGAGGTGTCAGGCTAAGAACTGCAGGAGAGCTTTTCATGCGGTTGTGATACCGTCGCCACCCGTGAATGGAAAGGATTCGAGTTTCAGCTGCTGGGGGTTTTTCCCATTAGGATTTTCGAGGGGCGATCAATTTCCCAGTTGGTCACCCATTTCGACCATGTATGCTTGCCCTAATAATAAGAATACTGGGAAAAATAGTACTGCCAAAAAGCCTGCTCCAAGGGTGtattatgatgatgatgacgcATATGTAGATATTTCTGACTCGATTGGGACTTCAGAGGATGACGACGACGACGATGATGATTGGCAGAATGAGAAGAGGAAGAAGGCGAAAAATGTCAAAGGGAAAGGATCTGTGGGGAAAACTGCTAAGAAACCACAGAGTGAGAGAGTGAAGAAGGCGGGTAATGAGGCAGCTAATGTTGATGGTAGTGGGAATTTGAGTGGTGCGTCCACTGTGCCAGAAGGTGTGGTGACTGCTGAATCGAGTAGAAGAGGAGTTGTTAATAGTGGGAGGAAGCAGATGGCGAGGGGCACAAAGAATTTGGGGAAGTTGGATTTGAATGTGGAGTTTAGTAATGAAGTTGAAGAGCCGGCACCGAGGAGGAATGAGGGGAATCACCCCGGCTATGGGGAGGAGGATAACATTGAAGGGAATGGGTTCTTTGAGGGTCTTGATGAGTTTTTGAGTAGCTTGCCTATACTTTCAGCTGTTGGGGATGATAAAGTTAAGGCTACTTAG
- the LOC128035976 gene encoding 2-oxoglutarate-dependent dioxygenase 19-like, whose amino-acid sequence MATTAPTGSPPSQPSLTHPPPPRKLTTVKALSESPGLSSIPSIYTFPKQPYHEPVSDTKEPIPTIDFSLLASSHPDERSETIRELGKACRDWGFFMVTNHGVPERMMKAIIEACREFFELPEEEKRGISGKHVLDPIRFGTSFNESVDEILCWRDYVKIFQHPEFHSPNKPPSFTEIALEYSKRVRLVAREIIRGISESLGLEKDYIDETLNLENGLQLIAANLYPPCPRPELAMGLPPHSDHGLLTLLIQNQIGGLQVQHKGKWVNIDPIPNSFLANIGDHIEILSNGKYKSVLHRAVVNNRDVRISIAVPHGPALDAIVSPASKLVEDVGNPPAYGAMKYKEYLELQQGTMLNGKSSLERIRKGV is encoded by the exons ATGGCCACCACTGCTCCGACCGGTTCTCCACCGTCACAACCATCTCTTACTCACCCACCACCACCACGGAAGCTAACAACCGTTAAAGCACTATCCGAATCGCCCGGACTTTCTTCCATCCCTTCCATTTACACCTTCCCAAAACAACCCTACCACGAACCAGTTTCAGACACGAAAGAACCAATCCCCACCATCGATTTCTCCCTCCTCGCCTCTAGTCATCCCGATGAACGGTCTGAAACCATCCGAGAACTCGGAAAAGCCTGCCGGGACTGGGGCTTcttcatg GTGACCAACCATGGGGTGCCAGAGAGGATGATGAAGGCAATCATCGAGGCTTGCCGGGAATTTTTCGAGCTACCGGAGGAAGAGAAGCGAGGAATTAGTGGGAAACATGTGTTGGATCCGATTAGATTCGGAACCAGTTTCAATGAATCagtggatgaaattttatgttggaGAGATTACGTGAAGATATTTCAGCACCCTGAGTTTCACTCACCCAACAAGCCTCCTTCCTTCAC AGAAATTGCATTGGAATACAGCAAAAGAGTCCGGCTAGTAGCCAGAGAAATAATAAGAGGAATATCTGAAAGTCTGGGGCTAGAAAAGGACTACATTGATGAAACCCTAAACCTTGAGAATGGCCTGCAACTGATTGCAGCGAACTTGTATCCGCCATGTCCACGGCCGGAGCTGGCAATGGGGTTGCCTCCACATTCGGACCATGGTCTTTTGACCCTCTTAATCCAAAACCAAATAGGGGGACTTCAAGTACAACACAAAGGCAAATGGGTGAATATAGACCCTATCCCCAATTCATTTCTTGCCAACATTGGCGACCATATTGAG ATATTGAGCAACGGAAAGTACAAAAGTGTCCTCCATCGAGCTGTGGTGAACAACAGAGATGTAAGGATATCCATAGCAGTGCCCCACGGACCAGCATTGGATGCCATTGTTAGCCCAGCTTCAAAGTTGGTGGAAGATGTGGGGAATCCACCAGCATATGGAGCTATGAAATATAAGGAATATTTGGAGCTTCAACAAGGTACCATGCTCAATGGGAAATCTAGCTTGGAACGTATACGAAAGGGAGTTTGA